The following proteins are encoded in a genomic region of Glycine soja cultivar W05 chromosome 17, ASM419377v2, whole genome shotgun sequence:
- the LOC114392982 gene encoding pathogenesis-related protein PR-1-like, whose protein sequence is MRHCLAMFLFLVTTTYANTVAPTTTQKPPRSFANQFLIPQNAARAVLRLRPLVWDSKLAHYAQWYANQRRNDCALEHSNGPYGENIFWGSGTGWEPAQAVSAWVEERQWYNYWHNSCANGQMCGHYTQIVWSTTRKVGCASVVCSAGKGTFMTCNYDPPGNYYGERPY, encoded by the coding sequence ATGAGGCACTGTTTGGCTATGTTTCTTTTCCTAGTCACAACAACCTATGCTAACACGGTTGCCCCTACCACCACCCAAAAGCCACCAAGAAGCTTTGCAAACCAATTCCTAATCCCCCAGAACGCGGCACGTGCGGTGCTGAGGCTGCGGCCATTGGTGTGGGACTCCAAATTAGCACACTATGCTCAGTGGTATGCAAACCAGAGGCGCAACGATTGTGCTCTTGAGCATTCAAACGGACCTTACGGTGAGAACATTTTCTGGGGCAGTGGCACGGGGTGGGAGCCAGCACAAGCTGTTAGTGCTTGGGTTGAAGAGCGCCAATGGTACAATTATTGGCACAATTCCTGTGCCAATGGACAGATGTGTGGGCATTACACTCAGATTGTGTGGAGCACCACGAGGAAAGTTGGTTGCGCTAGCGTTGTTTGCTCTGCTGGTAAGGGTACCTTCATGACTTGCAACTATGATCCTCCTGGGAACTACTATGGAGAGAGACCTTACTGA